AATAAAAATGGGATCTCCTTCAAAGAGCATAAGAggtcgttcacaccgaacatgtttttaCTTCAGTCTGCGCTgtatttcaattgtttttctacgtATACGCATGACGGACGTCTATGACCGTCCCccttatttatttcctttttttctaaTTGCAGTGGTGGCTACTATCTATTTACCACACGTTTGTTGTAGTAACAATAACTATCTTTACTTTGTTCATATTTTATAAGAGCTCCATTACACGTTAGTAATGAGTCGTTCTGGTTGCAGGGGGAGAGGGTCAGTGATGGTGGCGCAAGGCTTCAAGTAACGCGTTCactcgtgtgtgtgtgggttGCGAGTAATGTGAAGTTCATTTTCTTCAAAAGCAACATCCATCCACTTTCTCTTTCTGCACATTCTGTCTCAAGACTTGTGGTGAGTGCTTCtctgttaacacacacacacacacacacacacacacacacacacacacacacacacacacacacacacactgtcggatctgtctgtctgtcggctgtctgtctgtctatcatctatcatgtatctatctgtctatcatgtatctatttgtatgtctgtgtctgtctgtctgtcggctctctatctatctatcggctctctatctatctatctatctatctgtctgtctgtctgtcggtctgttggctctctatctatctatctatctatctatctgtctgtctgtctgttggctctctatctatctgtttatctatctgtctgtctatctatctgtctgtctgtctatctatcatctatcatgCATCTATCTATCatgtatctatttgtctgtctgtcggcTCTATGtcttatctatttatctatctatctatctatctgtctatctgtctgttggctctatctgtctgtctgtctgtcggctctctatctgtctatctatctgtctgtctgtcatctatctatctatctgtctgtctgtatctgtctgtctgtctatcatctatcatgAATCTATCTATCatgtatctatttgtctgtctgtcggctctatctgtctatctgtctgtctgtctgtcactctgtctgtctgctctatctgtctgtctgtctgtctgtctgctctatctgtctgtcggctctctatctatctgtctgtctgtctgtctgtctgtctgtctatctgtctgtcggcttcaactatctatctatctgtctgtctgtctgtcggctctctatccatctgtctgtctatctatcatgtatctatctatcatgtatctatttatctgtctgtcggctctatctatctatctgtctgtctgtctgtctgtctgtctgtctgtctgtctgtctatctgtctgtctgtaggcattatactgtatatagacataCAATCCTACTACATGTTGTAATATTATaacatcacaaaaacatttaatattctGAATCCTCTCTGTACAGGCTTCCCTTGCATTGTTAGGAGCTTGCAGTGAGGGACACATTGAGGGAAGTAAACACAAATATGtaagtaatgcattaaaacattgtAACATGATATGTGCACTTGATTATAGCAAGTCACTTATGTAGTAAGCATTAATAAATATGATGTAATGCTCTCAACATTAATGCCATAAAAcaagttgtgtttgttaattcacagttacattaaaaaatagaAATTCTAAATCCAACATGCCGGTTTAATTCATAAATCAGAAGTAATCATAtgcttttttcttctctcttacTCTCCAGTTTCCCATGTTGGACATGGCGGTATTCTCATTCTTTTTTCTAAGCAGTTTGACTCTTTTGTTCTTGGATCACAATCAGTTTAAAGGCTCTTTGATACAATCTGAGCTATTCACTAAGCCCCAGAAGTTTTTCCTTCAAATTGATTTTTTTGCCAACTTCATTTTTGGCCTGATGTGGTTGGTTTTTCCAGGATGGCTGCTTGGGTCACAGGTATAACACTTAATTGTTATTTAACCCCCTTGCGTACCCTTGAACTTTATTTGACacaaatacagtggccccaaaacgtTTGTACACTTTTTGGACCCTTATGccataataatttaaaatgtattaatgttgcTGGTGGTAACAATATAgcaaaccaagtgacatttattttaaagacagagcacaagcacacttttgaaTCAAAATATGTCTCAAAATGttagattttaaatgataaatagtAGATAAACTGTTCAGAATTAAGAAGGCATAGCCTCTAATGCTATACCTTTAATTTATACCTAAATATATTCATCTGTGTACAAAACAGATTAGTGGATCTGAGGATAATCTTCATCTTACCCGTGCTTTTGGAGCCATGATGGTTGGAGACAGCTTTGTGTCTTTTATCATTCAGAAGAGAATGGGAACAGATGAGGCATCTGTCTTCGGCAGCCGCGCTATGGTAAATCATTCTTCAGAACATATTGCAAACCTGTtcacattttagcattttcaaaagATGTAGATAATCTGTTATGCCATATTAGGATTTAGATGATGTAAGCTAGTACTCCCAACTGAAAGCCAAGATGATGTTACATGATTCAACATATATTAATTAAGCAG
This sequence is a window from Myxocyprinus asiaticus isolate MX2 ecotype Aquarium Trade chromosome 33, UBuf_Myxa_2, whole genome shotgun sequence. Protein-coding genes within it:
- the LOC127423714 gene encoding uncharacterized protein LOC127423714, translating into MKTNRVKVIASQVISAELVVGLLLTIVYRMFSSVAFSSEGERVSDGGARLQVTRSLVCVWVASNVKFIFFKSNIHPLSLSAHSVSRLVASLALLGACSEGHIEGSKHKYFPMLDMAVFSFFFLSSLTLLFLDHNQFKGSLIQSELFTKPQKFFLQIDFFANFIFGLMWLVFPGWLLGSQISGSEDNLHLTRAFGAMMVGDSFVSFIIQKRMGTDEASVFGSRAMVTLALVIFMIHTQLTTSAWKTPQLCLCLIGVSLWAGNSILGYLSSKEFSTESVNDIYCRALQRKNGHYVH